The following coding sequences are from one Hydra vulgaris chromosome 04, alternate assembly HydraT2T_AEP window:
- the LOC136079340 gene encoding zinc finger MYM-type protein 1-like: MVSYTATLDSVLSDHLKDSKITKNTSKTNQNDILECMYKVYIEKIKREIDKARFVSLQADETTDDRTAMGLTNVLKEELNCFGLKEKLIAQAYDGAAVMSGSRNEVQSLIKEVYPNADYVHCYAHQLNLVLKKVCSSNKRIRTFFSSLSGFGVFFTSSPKRNDLLREITFKQVPRVCETRWNFRSKIVTCIKENKTKIGKCFNKIINDKGWDDTSVWQPVGFKKCLEDLEFNFFLPFFFSILKHVDVLYNILQSSNSNTITIKEAFEKFEFSINFVRNSITNNVSIIMDRFLTIAKKCMKTE; this comes from the exons ATGGTTTCATACACAGCTACATTGGATAGTGTGTTAAGCGATCAtcttaaagattcaaaaataacaaaaaatacttcGAAAACAAACCAAAATGACATTCTAGAATGTATGTATAAAGTAtacatagaaaaaattaaacgtGAGATTGATAAAGCAAGATTTGTTTCCTTGCAAGCAGATGAAACAACTGAT GATAGAACTGCTATGGGTCTTACAAATGTATTAAAAGaagaattaaattgttttggTCTGAAGGAAAAATTAATTGCACAGGCTTATGATGGTGCAGCAGTTATGAGCGGATCAAGGAATGAAGTCCAAAGTCTAATCAAAGAAGTTTACCCAAATGCCGATTATGTTCACTGCTATGCACACCAAttgaatttagttttgaaaaaagtttgttcGTCGAATAAGCgaataagaacatttttttcttctttaagtgGATTTGGCGTGTTCTTTACATCCTCGCCAAAACGAAATGATTTACTTCGCGAAATTACTTTTAAACAGGTACCAAGAGTTTGCGAAACACGATGGAATTTCCGTTCAAAAATAGTTACTTgcataaaagaaaacaaaacaaagattggaaaatgttttaataaaattataaacgaTAAAGGATGGGATGATACAAGCGTGTGGCAACCTGTTGGgttcaaaaaatgtttggaaGACTTAgagttcaacttttttttacctttttttttttcaattttaaaacatgttgaTGTACTTTACAATATATTGCAATCAAGTAACAGCAACACTATTACAATCAAGGAggcttttgaaaaatttgagttttctataaattttgtgCGAAATAGCATCACTAATAATGTTTCGATAATAATGGATCGATTCTTAACAATTGCGAAGAAATGCATGAAAACCGAATGA
- the LOC136079748 gene encoding uncharacterized protein LOC136079748, producing MKRENIKRGENFPLKTFGNTLNVVVGRPDTKSKRISLKKLSFDVIMELSNSLNLSKRKTKIFCSNLRENLGKNMVDTNITLQMEGLHGSLSEVYDFKTETFMSGDKKLTRSLVFVMNTSDLIFHMIKERGLDPYSSIARISVDSGQGFLKCI from the coding sequence atgaagagAGAAAACATTAAACGTGGTGAAAATTTTCCACTTAAGACCTTCGGAAATACATTAAATGTTGTTGTTGGAAGACCAGAtacaaaatctaaaagaatatcGCTTAAAAAATTATCCTTTGATGTTATAATGGAACTCTCAAACTccttaaacttatctaaaagaaaaacaaagatcTTTTGCAGTAACTTGCGTGAAAACCTCGGTAAAAATATGGTTGATACCAATATAACGCTTCAAATGGAAGGGTTACATGGTTCTTTGTCGGAAGTCTATGATTTCAAAACTGAAACATTTATGTCAGGAGATAAAAAGTTAACTCGTAGTCTAGTGTTTGTTATGAATACATCAGATCTTATTTTTCATATGATAAAAGAGAGAGGTTTAGATCCTTACTCCAGTATAGCTAGAATTTCAGTAGATTCAGGACAgggatttttaaaatgtatttaa